The Gemmatimonas aurantiaca genomic sequence CGGACGATATCACGAATACGGAGAGCTGCCCGCGCGTCTGAGTCGGGATCTGCGCACCTACGGGACACAGGGCACCACCATCTCGGCGCCCGACAGCACCGGGGCGCGCCTGGTCAACGACGGCGCGGCCTACTTCACGCTTCCCGGCAATGACTTCAATCTGCGGTCCTTCCGCAGCAACGCGGTCATGCGGTGGGAATGGCGACCCGGGTGCACCCTGTTCGTGGTGTGGCAGCAGGACCGATCCGCAGAGCGGACACCTGGCCTGACCGCGAAACCGGGGGCCCTGTGGGATGCGCTGCGCGCCGACGGCACACAGGTGATCGCCCTCAAAGCCAGCTACTGGCTGCCGCTGTCCTGGCGATGACGGTGTCGGAGCATCGCGGCGCTCACTTCCGGACGGCCGTCAACACCCGTGCGAAGCTGCCCCCGAGCAACAGACGGATATTCGCGTCGGCGTGTTTGCGCTGCACCGTTGCCTCCACCGGATTCCCCTGACCTACCGTCCCGTGCCACCGGCGTCCAAAGTCCCGACACCGATCAGAAGTTCATGCCCCCCGATACACGGAGCACCTGTCCGGTGATGTAGTTGGATTCCGGCGCGCACATGAGATACACACCGTCGGCCGCGTCCTCCGGTGTACCGATCCGCCCCATCGGCACCTGCTGCGCGAGACTGTCCAGCACCGAAGATTGCACCCCGTACCGCACCTGCCGGTCGCCCACCGCGACCGTGCTGGCTTCTCCGTCGAGTGGCTGGGTCATGCGCGTCTGGATGAAACCGAACGCGACACAATTGACGGTCACGCGATATCGCCCCCATTCACGGGCGAGGGATTTGGTCATCCCCATCACGCCGGCTTTCGCGGCCGCATAGTTGACCTGCCCGGCGTTGCCGTCGAGCCCCGACAGCGACGAAATGTTGACCACTTTGCGGTAGTGCTCGATGCCGGCTTCCCGCTCCCGCCGGGCGAATTCACGAATGGGTGTGGCGGCGGCCCGCAGAATGCGAAACGGAGCGGTGACGTGCACGTCCATGATGGCCTGGAACTGCTCGTCGGTCATTTTCTGGATGACCGAGTCCCATGTGAAGCCCGCATTGTTCACGATGATGTCGAGTCCACCGAATGCATCGAGCGCGGTGGAGATGAATCGCTCCGCGAACCCGTCGTCGATCACGCTGCCGACACAGGTGGCCACCTCGCCGCCAAGTGCCACGATCTCGCCAGCCACCTCGCGGGCCGGGTCTTCGTCGAGGTCATTGAGCACGATGCGGGCTCCTTCACGGGCCAGCTTGAGCGCGATCGCGCGACCGATGCCCCGCCCCGCTCCGGTGATCAGTGCGACACGTCCTTGCAGTTTCACGATGACGATGGATGATGAGTGGGAACGATACCGGAAACGATGTTGGTGTCAGTACGCCTGCGCATTCGCGTGTGCATTTGCATGTGCGTTTGCGTGTGCCACAATCCAGCGATCGCGGTACGCCAGGGTGCGGACGTATGAAGACTGCCCGAGCGTCAACAGGATCGTGGAGACGGACAGGGACACGAACAGCACGATCACGAGAGATATGCCGACCGCGTCATCGCGTCCGAACGCATAGTCCGTGATGAGCGCCACGGCGGTGGGGCCGATACCCAGTCCGATGAGATTGACGGCGAAGAGATACAGCGCCGAGATCTGGGCGCGCATGCGGTTCGGTGAGAGCTCCTGCACCGCTGCCGCCGCGGCTCCGTAGGGAAAGGCCGCAAAGAAGTTGGTGGGGATGATGAGCAGCGTCCCGATCGTGGCGTTGTCCTTCGCGAACGGCAGCAGCAGACACGAAGCCAGCAGACAGGACACCCCCACCAGACAGGTCCTGAGCTTCGCATTCGGTTGCCCGCGCGCCAGCAGCCGGTCGGCATACCGCCCACCGGCAATGATACCGGAGGTGCCGAACACGGCGATGAGAATGCCGTACACCAAGCCGATCTTCGGCAGCGACCATCCGTACTGACGGACATAGATCGTCGGCAGCCACGCCGACGCCGCGTACGTCGAAAGCGAGATCATGCCGATCCCCACGTTATGGCATACGAAGGTGCGCAGGTTGTCGCGCACATATCTTGCCGTCTCCCGCGTAGGCAATGCCTCGGCGGTGGCGGCACGCCGGGCCGGCTCGCGCAGGCTCCACACCCACAGGGCGAGCAGCAAGCCGGGCAGGCCGATCACGAAGAACATGGTCTGCCAGGCGTGTACGGTCCCGATGACGGGAAAAGTCCACTGCGCCGTACCGGACACCCATTGCAGCACCGCACCACCGAGGATCAGCGCCGCCCCCGATCCGATGTAGATACCCGCCGAATACACGCTCAGCGCGGTCGCCAGTCGTTCGCGGGGGAACGTGTCGGTGAGCATCGAATACGCGGCGGGGGAGAGCGCCGCTTCGCCCACGCCCACTCCTACACGGGCGAGAAAGAACTGCCAGAAGGTGCGTGAGACGCCACACAGGGCCGTCATCACGCTCCAGATGGCGATCCCCCACGCCATGATGCCCCGTCGACTCCGTCCGTCGGCCAGACGGCCGATAGGGAGTCCCAGCACCGTGTACAGCACGGCGAACGACAGCCCCATCAGCAGACTCATGCCGGTATCGCTGATGCCAAGATCCCGTCGGATCGGCGCGACGAGCAGGCTGAGAATCTGGCGGTCGATGAACGAGGAGACGTACGCCAGCGTCAGCACGGCGACCACATACCAGCCGTAGCGTGACGATATGGTCGTGGACGCGGTCAGGGGCGCCGTCATGACGACCGTGCGAATCGCGTGATCTCCCGTACGATGACGGGGGCGTTCGCGCCGAACAGCATCGTCATGTGATTGCCGGGCACCGGCACATAGGTGGCGTTGGGAAAAGCCTTCGCCGTGGCACGCGCCGAGACCTCGTCCATCAATGGCGGCGTTCCCGGCGGTCCATAGGCCTCGTTGGCATGCAACAGGAGCGTGGGCTGGGCGATGTGTTGCACCCAGTGCAACCAGGGTTCACACGCCAATCCATAGCTGGCCATGCCGATGGCGGCCGCACTGGTCGCCGATCGCACCGTTCCGTCGCCCACCTGCTCGATTTCCGCCCGGAAATACTGCTCGAGCGCATCGTCCCACATGCCGCCCAAGTAAGGCGCCGCACGCAGCTCCTGAAGATACGCCTCGGCGGATGGCGAGACGCGCGTGAGTCGTTCGAGGGAGGGCTTGAGCATCTCGCCGATGCGAGGGTGCCCGGTGATCGCCGCATCGATCACCACGAGCCGCTCCACCCGCTCGGGGAAGTTGGCCGTGAGATAGATGGACAGATAGCCACCGAAGGAGTGCCCGGCGAGGATCACCCGATCGAGTCCGAGATGATCCAGCAGTCGGATGACATCCCGGGCATGATCGGCCATCGTGTACCCCACCGACGGCTTGCTGCTGCGGGCTCGCCCACGCAGATCCGGCGCGATGACACGAAACGCCGGCGAGAGGCCCTCGGCGATCACGCCGCCGAAAGTATTGGCGTTGGCCGACAACCCATGCAGCAGCACCAGCGGCATGGCGTCGCCGGAACCACCCGGGATGTCGAGGTAGAACAGATCCACATCGTCGAACACGACGTGGTGCAGGTGGTCGCTCATATCGAAGCTCCTTCCGGTCTTTCCGATGTGTCGGGCGATCGGCACATGTTGGCATATTGATCCCGGAGCACCCGCTTCAGCGTCTTGCCGGCGGTGCTGCGCGGGAACTCGTCGACGAGGATGACCGCGTGCAGTTGCTGATAGCGCGCCGAAACCCGGGCGTTGACCCACGCGCGGATCCGGTCGGCGTCGGCCACGGCACCGGCCCGCAGCACCACTGCGGCCACCGGTGTCTCACCCCACTTGTCGTGAACGGCCCCGAATACGGCCACTTCGCTGACATCCGGATGCTGTACCGCGATCTCCTCGATGTCCTTCGGGTAGACGTTCACGCCTCCCGAGATGATCAGATCCTTCTTGCGATCGGCCAGGTGCAGGAAACCATCGGCATCGACGTAGCCTACGTCGCCCGTGTGCAACCAGCCGTCCTTCACGGCCGCCTGCGTGAGATCGGGACGTCCGTGGTACCCCTGCATCATCAGCGGCGAACGACCGACGATCTCCCCGATCGCCCCCGGCGTCAGCGTCCGTCCGTCGTCACCGACGATGCGCATCGCACTGAAGGGGATCGGACGCCCCACCGATTCGATGTGCGACGTGAAGTCGTTCCGGTCGAGCACCGTGATGAAACCCTCCGTGAGCCCGTACAGCTCATACAGTGCGTCGGGAAGCACGGCCAGCAGGCGTTCCTTGTGTTCGCGGTGCCATGGGGCCCCCACGGAACACAGCATCTGCAGCGATTGCAGCTTCTCACGCGAAAAGTTGGGGGCGCCGAGCAGTGCAACGATCTGGGAGGGCACCATCATCACGTGAGTGACGCGCTCACGGGCGACGGTCTCGATGAAGAGCTCGGCATCGAAGCGTTCCTGCAGCACGAACGTGCAGCCCAGAAACCACGCCGGCATCAACGTCACGAAGGCTCCATTGAAGACGAGGGAGCCGCCGTGCATGACGACACTTTCGGGCGTGAAGCGGAACTGACTGGCGAACAGGGCGCCATACAACGCACGCACGTAGTGGGTGTGGACGATGCCCTTGGGCTCGCCCGTGGTGCCGCTGGAATAGATGATGTTGTACACATCGTCGTCGCCGATGTCGGGCGGCACCGGTGTCTCGGCGCTCGCCGATGCCGTCATCGTCGCGTAGTCGGTGTACGGACTGCCGGGCGCGGCGTCGACCACGATGCAGCGCCCGACGGGCAAGGTGGCGAGATCGGCGCGCGCTTCGTCGACCACCGGCAGGGTTTCGTGAGCGGTGACGATCGCCCGCGCGCCGGAGTCCCGGAGCAGCGTCGCGAGACCCGCTCCGCGCATGAGTGGACTGAGGGGCACACTCACCAGGCCGAGCAGGGCACAGGCCCGATAGATCTCGAGCAGTTCCACCCGGTTCGTCAGCATGATGGCCACCACATCGCCTTTGCCCAGGCCAAGCGAGAGCAACGCGTGCGCCACCCGGTTCACCCGCGCGGCATGTTCACGGAACGTCTGGCGGTGGGGGCCGCAAACCACCGCCAGATGTTCGGGCCGCGACTCGGCGTGTCGCGGCAGCAGGCTTCCGACGTTCACCGTGTATACCGAATGCCCACGAAGACCATGGTGCCGATCTCCGGCATGTTGATCATCTCGACATGCCGGCGGTTGAAGCCGCACTTCCGGTCTTCACTGGCGATGCGCTGATTCGGCTGCGGATACGTGGCCGACACCGCTTCGTAGCGCACGTTCTGTCCGGTGCAACTGAACAGATTCGCCACGCCCACATTCAGCAGCGCCTTCTGCGTGGTGGGCAACCGCAGGGACACGTTGGCGTCGAGCGTGCCGAAGGTCGGGATCACGCCCGCATTCGAGCCCGAGCGGAAGTAGTACCCCACGACATTCCGGAACGTGGTGCCGAACGAAAAACGTCCGATGTCGTTGGCGTTGACACCCAGGCTCCACTTGGTGGAGGGTGCATTGAGCGAGGTGGCTTCCGGCGCGGCGCCGGTGGGCGTGGTGAGTTCGTCGATGCCCACGGTGGAGAGATTGGCGCGGACTTCCACATGCCGGGACGCGATCAGGTTCGCTCCCAGATCCACACCGGACACCTTGGCGTCGCCGAGGTTGTAGTAGATCAGTGTGATGGGCGTGATTCCCGCCTGGTTCACGATGCGCCCCTGCGCGTTGACCGGGATGTTGTTGCCGGGATTGACCGTGGGCACGGCGAACGTGGGGCCTCCCGCCGCCGCGGTGGCGAACGGATTGCCCACGATCGTGAGCGGACTCATGAAGTTCCTGTAGTCCGAGCGATAGTAGGTGCCGTCGAGAAGGAGCCGATTCCCGATGACGCCCTTGTAGCCGAACTCCCAGGTCTTGTTCGACTCCGGCACCATCGGGCTGTAGCTGGATTTCACCGCGCCGGACGCATCGACGGTCTTGAAGCCGGTGGTGTTGCCGAAGATCGAGATGATCGACGTCCAGTCGGGGATGAAGAAGTTGGTCTGCAGGATGGTCGGCGACTTGAACGCACGATTGAACGTCACGCGGAACGCCTGGTCGTTGATCGGCTTGACGACGACACCGGCCTTGGGGCTCCACTGCTGATCGTAGACGTTCGGCTTGTCGAGACGGCCGGCCAGGACGATGTCGAGCCAGCGCACCGGCGACGTGGTGCTCTGCGCGTACACGCCGGTCTGGTCGTTGGAAATATCCTTGCCAGTAATGCGGTCGGTGAGCCACTGCCGGTCGCTGCTCACGACATCGTTGCGGTACTGGGCGCCGAAGATCAGACGCGTGTTGAGCAGCGGCTGGATCTGATAGTTGCCCTGCACTTCCGCCGCGTACATGCGTCCGTCACTGGGCCAGTCCGAGAGCATGCGCAGCGAATCCGTGCTGAGCGCACTGTTGGCCGGCGTGAGTTGCGCACCGGCAAACCGATTGAGTGCGAACGAAGTGCCCGACTGTGACTGCGCGCGGTAGGCATTCAGGTACCAGTGCGGCGTGGTATACCGCAGTTGCTGGATGTTGTAGCCCCACCCCGCCAGCTGATTGCGTCCGACATTCGTCTGCCCGACACCATCCGTGCGACTCAATCCCGCGTTCACTTCGAGCCGGTTCTGCCCCATGTAGTACACCACCGCACCGGTGCCGCGCGCCACACGGGCGGTCCAGTCGATGGGCGCCTTCATGGCGTCTTCACGCACTTCCGTGGCTGCGCAGCTCGGGCGCACGCCGGGCCTCGCCACGATGCTGCCGCCCGAGTTGTAGCAGAGATAGTTCTCCCAGTCGTTCGCGTCCTGGTACTCGCCCGACACCTTGTAGCCCACATTGCCCGTGACGCCGGCATAACGCGCCTGGATGTCCTTGTACGAGCGGCTGCCGCCGGTGACTTCGAGCGTGAGACCGGGGAACTGCTTCGGGTCCTTGGTGCGCAGCGACAGCACACCACTCGAGGCATCGGGGCCGTACAGCGCCGATCCCGGTCCCACGAGCACCTCCAGGCCGGCCAGATCCACCTTGGGTGTGGGTGTGAACTGACCCACGGGCAGCCCGTTCTCCGGGAGGACCGCGATCCGGCCGTCCTCGACCATCAGAAAACGATTGTTGAACGATGAATTGAAGCCGCGCGCATTGATCGCGATGCTGGTCATGCCGACCTGAATGAAGTCGACCCCCTTCGCCTCCTTGAGTGCGTTGGCAAAGCCATTGCCCACGGTGCGATCAAGCACGTCTGTGCCGACGGACGTGATGGTGGCCGGCGCTTCCGTGAGCTTCTCCACACGCCGCGATGCCGAGATGACGACACTGCCAATGGACACCGCCGACGACGCCAGAGAGACATTGGCCACCGTTTCCTCACCGGACCGGACCACGATGTTCACCACCTTGGGTTGCTGCCCGATGCGTTGCACGCGCATGTCGTAGCTGCCGGCGGGAATGTTGCCAAGCCGATAGCGCCCGTCGAACTCGCTCACGGTCGTGAGCGCGGTACCGACCAGGGTGATCTGCGCGCCGGCGACCGGTGCCTGCTGATCATCGGTGACGACGCCGGTCAATCGACCTGAAGCCTGTTGTCCACGGAGCGGAAGGGGCGCGGCCACTGCGATGGTCAGCGGCGCGACCCACATGGTGACCCACATCGCGACCCACGTCGCGACCCACGTCGCGACTCGCGCCGCGACACGTGCGTGCTTCGACATGCGGAAGTCCTCTTTTTTTGTTGCGAAGGCTGGGAAGGTGAGCCCTGGAGAGGCCAAAAGCGTACGCACCGGACGTTACAAGTGCGTTACAGCGTTGCCCCGGTACCCGTTGCAACGCCGGGACGGACGGAGGCCCATGGGTTGACGTGGTGCCCGTCCTTCGGCATTGTCGCCACGCATTGTCGCCACCCGGGCATGCGTCCGCATGCTCCTCTTTCCGCCCGCGATGTCCCTGCCCCCATCCCCGCCCTCCGCCTTCGATCCGATCGTCCGTACGCGGTTCGTCGCGCCCAAGGTGCGGGCGCGGATTCTGCAACGGCCGCGGATTGCCGCCACCCTGGCCCGTGCGGTCGATGTGCCGCTCACCATCGTGCGCGCACCGGCCGGATATGGAAAGACCACCGCCGTGGCCGACCACCTGGCGCACGCCGGCCTGCCGTATGCCTGGTATCACCTGGGCGACACCGACACGGACCCGCGCAGCTACCTGCTGCATCTCGTGCACGCCCTGCGTACGCTGCACCCGGGAGCCGGCGAGGCCGCACTGCAGGCGCTGCAGGTCGCCGAGCGTTCGCCCCGTCTGCTCGCCCAGGCGGTCGATCTGCTGAGCGATGAACTGCTCGACCTGGTTGCTTCCGATACCATTCTGCTGCTCGACGACTACGACCGGGTGAACACGGCCGAGATCAACGCCATCACCGAACGACTGGTGGAGACGATGCCTCCCGCCTTGCATGTGGTCATCACGGCGCGCACCACCCCCAGTCTCCGGAGCCGTTCGCGCTGGCGCGCCAGTGGAGAATTGCTGGAACTGTCGCGTGACGACCTGGCTTTCACGCCAGCGGAAACCATGTCGCTGTTCGCGGCCCGCGCTCCCCAGCCGATCTCCGAGGAAGCCGCACAGGCCATCGTGGCCGAAACGGAGGGCTGGCCCATTGCGCTGCAGATGCTCAGCGACTCGATGGGCGCCACGCGAGCGGACTCGCTGGGACAGTTGCTGCAGCACATGCCCGGCCCGGCCGACCTGCTGTTCGATTATCTCGCCGATGAGGTCTTTCTCCGGCAACCGCCGGTGACGCGGCAGTTTCTGGGCGAGAGCGCAATTCTGCGTCGCCTCGATTCCGAGGTCTGTGACGCGGTGCTGGGCACCGACGACTCGGCGGAGACGCTCCGGGCGCTCGAGCAACGCTCGCTCTTCGTGGCATACGACGGCTCCTATCGTTACCACAATCTCTTCCGCGATTTTCTCCTGCGCCGCGCCGGCGTGTCTCCGGCCCGACAGGCCACACTGCATCAGCGCGCCGCGGCATATCATGCCGCCCAGGGCGACGAGGAAGAGGCGGTGCATCATCTGCTGATGGCGGGCGATTACGATGCCGCCGCCGCAGTGTTGGCGCGCATTGCACCGGCCATGGCCGCCGGAGGCCGCCACCAGACACTGGCGGGGTGGCTGCAGGCACTCCCCGCCCCCGTGCTCGGTGCGTCACCCGATCTGTTGATGGCGCGTGGGGAAACGCATCGTCTTGCCGGCCATTTCGATGAAGCGCTCGAGGCATATACCGCCGCCAGGACACTCTTCGATCGTGCAGCCGATCGTGATGGCGTACTGCACGCCATCCGCGGAATGTCGCTGGTGTATCTCGATACCGTCCGGCCGACGCGTGCGGAGCCGTTGTTGCGCGAGGGACTCCGGTTGGCGCGCGGCGTGCCCTCCGAACGCCGCACCCTGTATCTCCTGCTGGCCGAGAATACCCTCAATGCCGGCGCGACGCGTGTGGCCGAACGCCGCCTGCATGCCCTGCACCGTACGATGGGATTGGCTGGACAGGCCCCGCGCGATCCACGGGTCTGCGTGCGACAAGGTGCCTTTGCCGAAGCGCGCACTCTCATCCAGGAAAGCCGGAACGCCACCACGGTGAGCGATCATCGTCGCGCACCGCGATCGCATCGTGAGCCGACGGCGTTGCTGGCCTGGTGCGATGCCATGCTGGGTGATGGAGTCGACGCCCGCCGCCATGCTACGGAGGCACTGGATATCGGTCGACTGCTGGGCGCACCCACCGTGGAGAGTGTGGCGCTCTCGCGCCTCGGCCTGGGATGGATCACCGGCCACGATCGGGATATCGGACGCGCCCGCACGTACTATGCCGAAGCGTTACGTCTGGCCGATCGCATCGCCGTGCCACGCTTTCGTGTGGAGAGCCTGCTCGGTCTCGCGATACTGGAGGCCATGGAAGGTCAGTTCGAGATGGCCCGTGGCACGGCAAGTGAGGCCGCTGAGGTCGCGAGCGAAGTGGGTGACACCTACATCCACGCCATCGCCCTGCTCGTGACGGGGGCCGTCCTGGTGATGGCCGGTGACGACCGGGCCGATGCGGTACTGCAGCAGGCGCTCGCCGGCAGCCGGCGGTGCGGTGATCGATACAGCACCTGCCTCGCTCATCTCTGGCGTGTCTGTCATCACACCCGTCGCGCGGCAACCGCGGATGCGCGACATGCATTCATCGACGCGCTGTCGGTCGCCGGAGAGTGCAGATACGACACCCTGTTTCACGGCACAGCACCCTTTGCGCCCCGTGATATCGCATTGTGGCGCGGACTGCTGCGTCGGGTGCAGGAACACGAAGCAGTGGGCGCCTACGCCCGCGAAGTGGCCACTCAGCTCGAATCCCATACGGACTCCACGAGGAGCGATGTCACCGCGGACGCCCCCATGTCGGCGGCACTGTATGTCCAGACGCTGGGTGCATTC encodes the following:
- a CDS encoding SDR family oxidoreductase: MVKLQGRVALITGAGRGIGRAIALKLAREGARIVLNDLDEDPAREVAGEIVALGGEVATCVGSVIDDGFAERFISTALDAFGGLDIIVNNAGFTWDSVIQKMTDEQFQAIMDVHVTAPFRILRAAATPIREFARREREAGIEHYRKVVNISSLSGLDGNAGQVNYAAAKAGVMGMTKSLAREWGRYRVTVNCVAFGFIQTRMTQPLDGEASTVAVGDRQVRYGVQSSVLDSLAQQVPMGRIGTPEDAADGVYLMCAPESNYITGQVLRVSGGMNF
- a CDS encoding MFS transporter gives rise to the protein MTAPLTASTTISSRYGWYVVAVLTLAYVSSFIDRQILSLLVAPIRRDLGISDTGMSLLMGLSFAVLYTVLGLPIGRLADGRSRRGIMAWGIAIWSVMTALCGVSRTFWQFFLARVGVGVGEAALSPAAYSMLTDTFPRERLATALSVYSAGIYIGSGAALILGGAVLQWVSGTAQWTFPVIGTVHAWQTMFFVIGLPGLLLALWVWSLREPARRAATAEALPTRETARYVRDNLRTFVCHNVGIGMISLSTYAASAWLPTIYVRQYGWSLPKIGLVYGILIAVFGTSGIIAGGRYADRLLARGQPNAKLRTCLVGVSCLLASCLLLPFAKDNATIGTLLIIPTNFFAAFPYGAAAAAVQELSPNRMRAQISALYLFAVNLIGLGIGPTAVALITDYAFGRDDAVGISLVIVLFVSLSVSTILLTLGQSSYVRTLAYRDRWIVAHANAHANAHANAQAY
- a CDS encoding alpha/beta hydrolase, with translation MSDHLHHVVFDDVDLFYLDIPGGSGDAMPLVLLHGLSANANTFGGVIAEGLSPAFRVIAPDLRGRARSSKPSVGYTMADHARDVIRLLDHLGLDRVILAGHSFGGYLSIYLTANFPERVERLVVIDAAITGHPRIGEMLKPSLERLTRVSPSAEAYLQELRAAPYLGGMWDDALEQYFRAEIEQVGDGTVRSATSAAAIGMASYGLACEPWLHWVQHIAQPTLLLHANEAYGPPGTPPLMDEVSARATAKAFPNATYVPVPGNHMTMLFGANAPVIVREITRFARSS
- a CDS encoding class I adenylate-forming enzyme family protein — translated: MNVGSLLPRHAESRPEHLAVVCGPHRQTFREHAARVNRVAHALLSLGLGKGDVVAIMLTNRVELLEIYRACALLGLVSVPLSPLMRGAGLATLLRDSGARAIVTAHETLPVVDEARADLATLPVGRCIVVDAAPGSPYTDYATMTASASAETPVPPDIGDDDVYNIIYSSGTTGEPKGIVHTHYVRALYGALFASQFRFTPESVVMHGGSLVFNGAFVTLMPAWFLGCTFVLQERFDAELFIETVARERVTHVMMVPSQIVALLGAPNFSREKLQSLQMLCSVGAPWHREHKERLLAVLPDALYELYGLTEGFITVLDRNDFTSHIESVGRPIPFSAMRIVGDDGRTLTPGAIGEIVGRSPLMMQGYHGRPDLTQAAVKDGWLHTGDVGYVDADGFLHLADRKKDLIISGGVNVYPKDIEEIAVQHPDVSEVAVFGAVHDKWGETPVAAVVLRAGAVADADRIRAWVNARVSARYQQLHAVILVDEFPRSTAGKTLKRVLRDQYANMCRSPDTSERPEGASI
- a CDS encoding TonB-dependent receptor, with protein sequence MSKHARVAARVATWVATWVAMWVTMWVAPLTIAVAAPLPLRGQQASGRLTGVVTDDQQAPVAGAQITLVGTALTTVSEFDGRYRLGNIPAGSYDMRVQRIGQQPKVVNIVVRSGEETVANVSLASSAVSIGSVVISASRRVEKLTEAPATITSVGTDVLDRTVGNGFANALKEAKGVDFIQVGMTSIAINARGFNSSFNNRFLMVEDGRIAVLPENGLPVGQFTPTPKVDLAGLEVLVGPGSALYGPDASSGVLSLRTKDPKQFPGLTLEVTGGSRSYKDIQARYAGVTGNVGYKVSGEYQDANDWENYLCYNSGGSIVARPGVRPSCAATEVREDAMKAPIDWTARVARGTGAVVYYMGQNRLEVNAGLSRTDGVGQTNVGRNQLAGWGYNIQQLRYTTPHWYLNAYRAQSQSGTSFALNRFAGAQLTPANSALSTDSLRMLSDWPSDGRMYAAEVQGNYQIQPLLNTRLIFGAQYRNDVVSSDRQWLTDRITGKDISNDQTGVYAQSTTSPVRWLDIVLAGRLDKPNVYDQQWSPKAGVVVKPINDQAFRVTFNRAFKSPTILQTNFFIPDWTSIISIFGNTTGFKTVDASGAVKSSYSPMVPESNKTWEFGYKGVIGNRLLLDGTYYRSDYRNFMSPLTIVGNPFATAAAGGPTFAVPTVNPGNNIPVNAQGRIVNQAGITPITLIYYNLGDAKVSGVDLGANLIASRHVEVRANLSTVGIDELTTPTGAAPEATSLNAPSTKWSLGVNANDIGRFSFGTTFRNVVGYYFRSGSNAGVIPTFGTLDANVSLRLPTTQKALLNVGVANLFSCTGQNVRYEAVSATYPQPNQRIASEDRKCGFNRRHVEMINMPEIGTMVFVGIRYTR
- a CDS encoding BTAD domain-containing putative transcriptional regulator; this encodes MSLPPSPPSAFDPIVRTRFVAPKVRARILQRPRIAATLARAVDVPLTIVRAPAGYGKTTAVADHLAHAGLPYAWYHLGDTDTDPRSYLLHLVHALRTLHPGAGEAALQALQVAERSPRLLAQAVDLLSDELLDLVASDTILLLDDYDRVNTAEINAITERLVETMPPALHVVITARTTPSLRSRSRWRASGELLELSRDDLAFTPAETMSLFAARAPQPISEEAAQAIVAETEGWPIALQMLSDSMGATRADSLGQLLQHMPGPADLLFDYLADEVFLRQPPVTRQFLGESAILRRLDSEVCDAVLGTDDSAETLRALEQRSLFVAYDGSYRYHNLFRDFLLRRAGVSPARQATLHQRAAAYHAAQGDEEEAVHHLLMAGDYDAAAAVLARIAPAMAAGGRHQTLAGWLQALPAPVLGASPDLLMARGETHRLAGHFDEALEAYTAARTLFDRAADRDGVLHAIRGMSLVYLDTVRPTRAEPLLREGLRLARGVPSERRTLYLLLAENTLNAGATRVAERRLHALHRTMGLAGQAPRDPRVCVRQGAFAEARTLIQESRNATTVSDHRRAPRSHREPTALLAWCDAMLGDGVDARRHATEALDIGRLLGAPTVESVALSRLGLGWITGHDRDIGRARTYYAEALRLADRIAVPRFRVESLLGLAILEAMEGQFEMARGTASEAAEVASEVGDTYIHAIALLVTGAVLVMAGDDRADAVLQQALAGSRRCGDRYSTCLAHLWRVCHHTRRAATADARHAFIDALSVAGECRYDTLFHGTAPFAPRDIALWRGLLRRVQEHEAVGAYAREVATQLESHTDSTRSDVTADAPMSAALYVQTLGAFRVWHDGREIERSAWAREKALHLFQLLICNRAHGLHREQIIESLWPDGAPGAAGTGLRVVLSTLRNVLEPERVRGTDGRFVVRDGDVIHLARDGSIRVDADELGRRIRLARAAERSSPDSAIAMYESAMALYQGDFLPEQRYDAWAEDERLLHRRELFQAGERLGNLLLAEGEFDRVVRVAETLLQFDPLWESAYALLMEAHWQQGNRVLVARTYDRCRKRLHKALGVAPSKAITTLFERLAAPRDGRSSV